The following are encoded in a window of Roseimaritima ulvae genomic DNA:
- a CDS encoding CRTAC1 family protein codes for MSLAVWGCGKTAGPAASRDPANSVNETGPDPASPPTSPAEAAVSVATADAIRFVDALPGSGIRFQHSDGGGDRQYITQTVVAGLALFDYDQDGWIDIYLLNGSSVPGNIVEPAPTNKLYRNNGDWTFSDVTDAAGVADTGYALGVAAADYDQDGDQDLYVNNFGANVLYRNNGDGTFTDVTDLAGVQCEQVGAGVAWADIDADGDLDLYVGNYVDFTYDNYRGRKSGPYEYAAAPQDYNPESDRLFRNNSDGTFTDISQASGLTDIKMPSMGVIAVDYDNDRDTDVVVCCDNAPNRLLRNDGSGGFEDVGVLAGFAHDLQGNNNGSMGVDAGDYDNDGLLDLYVTNYQGELSVLYKNAGQGFFTDVSRFSQVSTSSMPHVKWGTGFTDFDLDGHRDQFIACGHFIKHIQQLDDRTDVRVPNFVMKNLGNGKFADVTDTAGEVMREALATKGAAFDDLDNDGDIDVVLLNANERPSLLQNVTATENRALQLRLVGIQTNRDGVGARVTVVAGDRRQVAEVHSGRGYQSHFGMTLHFGYPSDTPVDRVEVDWIGGGKDVYQLPEGNTSFLLYEGGTAGLAVWGHE; via the coding sequence ATGAGCCTAGCGGTGTGGGGATGCGGTAAAACCGCCGGGCCCGCAGCGTCGCGGGATCCTGCGAATTCGGTCAATGAAACAGGGCCCGACCCTGCCTCGCCTCCAACCTCCCCCGCGGAAGCCGCCGTCAGCGTCGCCACTGCGGATGCGATTCGGTTCGTCGACGCCCTGCCCGGCAGCGGTATCCGCTTCCAACACAGCGATGGCGGGGGTGATCGGCAGTACATCACGCAAACCGTGGTGGCGGGCCTCGCGTTGTTCGACTACGACCAGGACGGCTGGATCGATATCTATCTTTTAAACGGCTCGTCGGTGCCGGGCAATATCGTCGAACCGGCTCCGACCAATAAACTCTATCGCAACAACGGCGACTGGACGTTCAGCGATGTTACCGATGCGGCCGGCGTAGCCGACACGGGGTATGCCCTGGGCGTGGCCGCCGCGGACTATGACCAAGACGGCGACCAGGATTTGTACGTCAATAATTTCGGCGCCAATGTGCTGTATCGCAATAACGGTGACGGCACCTTCACGGATGTTACGGACCTGGCGGGCGTGCAGTGCGAGCAAGTGGGAGCCGGTGTGGCCTGGGCCGACATCGATGCGGACGGAGATCTAGATCTGTACGTCGGGAACTATGTCGATTTTACGTATGACAATTACCGTGGACGAAAGTCGGGACCATACGAATACGCCGCCGCGCCGCAGGATTATAACCCGGAATCGGATCGACTGTTTCGTAATAACTCCGACGGCACGTTTACCGACATCAGCCAAGCCAGTGGACTGACGGATATCAAGATGCCTTCGATGGGCGTGATCGCCGTCGACTACGACAACGACCGTGATACGGATGTTGTGGTCTGCTGTGACAACGCGCCAAATCGCTTGCTCCGCAACGACGGTTCAGGCGGTTTTGAAGACGTGGGCGTGCTGGCCGGGTTCGCGCATGATTTACAGGGCAACAACAACGGCTCCATGGGCGTCGACGCCGGCGACTACGACAATGACGGCTTGTTGGATCTATACGTGACGAACTATCAAGGCGAACTGTCGGTCTTATACAAAAACGCGGGCCAGGGGTTCTTTACCGATGTGTCGCGATTCTCTCAGGTTTCCACAAGTTCCATGCCGCACGTGAAATGGGGCACCGGCTTCACCGACTTTGATCTGGATGGGCATCGCGACCAGTTCATCGCCTGCGGGCACTTCATCAAACATATTCAGCAGTTGGACGATCGCACCGATGTCCGCGTGCCCAACTTTGTAATGAAGAATCTGGGCAATGGGAAATTTGCAGACGTGACGGACACCGCGGGCGAAGTCATGCGCGAGGCCTTGGCCACCAAAGGAGCCGCGTTTGATGATTTGGACAACGATGGTGATATCGACGTCGTGTTGTTAAACGCCAACGAGCGGCCGTCGCTATTGCAAAATGTGACGGCCACCGAAAACCGTGCCTTGCAACTGCGACTGGTGGGCATCCAAACGAATCGTGACGGCGTGGGAGCCCGGGTGACGGTGGTTGCCGGCGACCGACGACAGGTAGCCGAGGTCCACAGCGGTCGCGGCTATCAATCACATTTCGGCATGACCTTGCATTTTGGTTATCCCTCCGACACGCCCGTCGACCGCGTCGAAGTCGATTGGATCGGCGGCGGCAAAGACGTGTATCAGTTGCCCGAAGGCAACACGAGCTTCCTGCTGTACGAAGGCGGCACTGCTGGCTTAGCCGTCTGGGGACACGAGTAA
- a CDS encoding FHA domain-containing protein, translating into MPEQSWTIGSDASCDLVVKNNTVSGQHCRLTSNAEGLTLTDLGSTNGTFVNGQRLHGSQTIQPTDRITLGQTQRMPWPPSLPTTAQIITLGRGTDNTIRLSDTNVSTHHARLLLDGDNMVLEDLGSTNGTSIGKVENKISRAPVQPSDKVFLGSTAYQVSDWLREFQGAPPAAPIRVATTPRAPRRRVQAPLAAVATVSTVLLVGLIGWWGFRVRGDAPTPPSATPLAADPELDPRPRPATVVHAAAGESSSPDSVREEPHTQPASVALSPEDQQAASLYLILCSDSQQETAFRVGSGFAIDAEHIATSASVIQAMQHLQQNGFPQAFLYSPAAAQDIAIQSTVIHPDFQKLYQQARQAQREHDALFDQLESQPPEPETFEEVKDRLIAARVKALEAIDRKIAYDVAILRVDQPLPHWLSGSSSDSSLRPNQKLQVTGCAFDREDPYFDRGEPLEPSTVSSRVAQLVKASADSHPRLVAKGSAEQHQLAFLGSPVLNSQGQVVAIYSRPSPQGPNPQPDGESLYDAALFQRLRECLPQQPKPKT; encoded by the coding sequence ATGCCTGAACAGTCGTGGACGATCGGATCAGATGCATCCTGTGACCTGGTTGTCAAAAACAACACGGTATCCGGACAGCATTGCCGGCTGACCAGCAACGCCGAGGGTCTGACGTTGACCGATCTGGGCTCCACAAACGGCACATTCGTCAACGGACAACGACTCCATGGTTCACAGACCATCCAACCGACGGACCGGATTACGCTGGGACAAACCCAACGCATGCCGTGGCCCCCAAGCCTGCCAACCACCGCCCAGATCATCACGCTCGGTCGTGGAACCGACAATACGATCCGTCTAAGTGATACGAATGTGTCCACACATCACGCGCGGCTGTTGCTCGACGGCGACAACATGGTTCTGGAAGATCTGGGTTCCACAAACGGCACGTCGATCGGCAAAGTCGAAAACAAGATCTCCCGGGCCCCCGTGCAACCGAGCGACAAGGTCTTCTTGGGCTCCACCGCCTACCAAGTCTCGGATTGGCTGCGTGAGTTTCAAGGCGCCCCGCCCGCGGCCCCGATTCGCGTGGCAACCACCCCACGGGCACCGAGGCGGCGTGTCCAAGCTCCGTTGGCCGCGGTCGCCACGGTGTCCACCGTCTTGCTGGTCGGCTTGATTGGCTGGTGGGGATTCCGTGTTCGCGGTGATGCTCCAACACCGCCATCGGCAACGCCGCTCGCCGCCGATCCGGAACTGGATCCGCGGCCGCGGCCGGCAACGGTGGTCCATGCAGCGGCGGGCGAGTCGAGTTCCCCGGATAGCGTCCGCGAGGAACCGCACACCCAGCCGGCCAGCGTCGCTCTATCGCCCGAAGACCAACAAGCCGCGTCGCTGTATTTGATCCTGTGTTCGGACTCACAGCAAGAGACCGCTTTTCGCGTCGGCAGCGGCTTTGCCATCGACGCCGAACACATCGCCACCTCGGCATCCGTGATCCAGGCCATGCAACATTTGCAACAGAACGGCTTCCCGCAAGCCTTTTTGTATTCCCCCGCCGCCGCACAGGACATCGCGATTCAGTCAACGGTGATCCATCCCGACTTCCAAAAGCTCTACCAACAGGCACGACAAGCCCAGCGGGAACACGATGCGCTGTTTGACCAATTAGAGTCGCAACCGCCTGAGCCTGAAACATTCGAGGAAGTCAAGGACCGCCTGATCGCCGCACGGGTCAAAGCCTTGGAAGCCATTGACCGAAAGATCGCCTACGACGTTGCCATCCTCCGCGTCGACCAACCGTTGCCCCATTGGTTGTCAGGCTCCTCATCGGACAGCTCCTTGCGTCCCAATCAAAAACTGCAAGTCACGGGATGTGCTTTCGATCGGGAAGACCCCTACTTTGACCGCGGAGAACCGCTGGAACCATCGACGGTGTCCAGCCGTGTCGCACAGCTGGTCAAGGCGTCAGCCGACTCACACCCGAGGCTGGTAGCGAAGGGATCCGCAGAACAACACCAGCTGGCCTTCCTTGGCAGTCCGGTGTTGAACAGCCAGGGACAAGTCGTGGCCATCTATTCACGTCCCAGCCCACAGGGGCCCAATCCACAACCCGATGGTGAATCGTTATACGATGCCGCCCTGTTTCAACGTTTGCGGGAATGTCTCCCTCAGCAACCAAAACCCAAAACCTAA